The Synechocystis sp. PCC 7509 genome includes a window with the following:
- a CDS encoding MFS transporter: METITQPVLEPQENVTSSSVLLPDSQNQIYSKQAIRTTLQASTIDGVFAAIFTSITGGVLLTNFLLQVGASPIEIGMLSSIPMLLNLLQPLGAYIGDRTNSRHYYCLWIFGIARLLWLILVVGIGWISWSGSNLHQLVSWTLGMVLATHILESLGGSAWLSWMAVLVPHRLRGRYFGFRNSAASLTNLVGVPLLGFAVSAWPTGTIDGYALVLFLAVVAGIISLGCQFFMTDVNPQLTAKQPVQKPEKFSLLGNFSPNFLIFLFYFGLWTFAVNLSSPFFNLYLLDNLHLDLYWATLYGSLTAGANLVMLILWGKIADKVGNRPLLLLVGVLAGVTPLFWLIAGTNNISLWVWLPLIHIFSGGTWAAIELCSSNIQMEVAPREHPSSYFAVAAAVAGLCGALGTTVGGFLSQIPFIGGLPGLFALSAGVRLFALLPLVYVTEPRSVRVTHLVSNWLNSKRRSPAQNITVTNTPK; encoded by the coding sequence GTGGAAACCATCACTCAACCAGTTTTAGAGCCACAAGAAAATGTGACCTCATCATCGGTGCTTTTACCCGATAGCCAAAACCAGATTTATAGCAAACAAGCAATTCGCACCACTCTTCAAGCTTCTACTATTGATGGTGTATTTGCGGCTATTTTTACAAGTATTACTGGCGGCGTATTACTGACCAATTTCTTGCTTCAAGTAGGCGCAAGCCCCATAGAGATTGGAATGCTGTCATCGATTCCTATGCTATTAAACTTATTACAGCCCTTGGGGGCTTATATAGGCGATCGCACAAATAGCCGTCACTACTATTGTTTGTGGATTTTTGGCATCGCTCGGTTATTGTGGTTGATTTTGGTGGTGGGGATTGGCTGGATTAGTTGGTCAGGAAGTAATCTGCATCAGCTAGTCAGTTGGACTCTAGGAATGGTTTTAGCTACCCACATATTAGAATCTTTGGGTGGCTCTGCTTGGCTCAGTTGGATGGCGGTACTCGTTCCCCATCGTTTGCGGGGGCGTTATTTTGGGTTTCGCAATAGTGCGGCTAGTTTGACTAATCTAGTAGGTGTACCGCTACTCGGATTTGCGGTATCGGCTTGGCCAACTGGCACAATTGATGGCTACGCATTAGTGTTATTTCTAGCCGTAGTTGCAGGCATAATTAGCCTGGGATGTCAGTTTTTTATGACTGATGTCAATCCCCAGCTAACAGCGAAACAGCCAGTCCAAAAACCAGAAAAATTTTCACTTTTAGGTAATTTTTCGCCTAACTTTTTGATATTTTTGTTTTACTTTGGTTTGTGGACGTTTGCCGTTAACCTTAGTTCGCCATTTTTTAATCTTTACTTGTTAGACAACTTGCATTTAGATTTGTATTGGGCAACGCTGTACGGCAGTTTGACGGCGGGGGCAAACTTAGTAATGCTAATTTTGTGGGGGAAAATCGCTGATAAAGTCGGCAATCGTCCGTTGTTATTATTGGTAGGAGTTTTAGCTGGGGTAACGCCGTTATTTTGGCTAATAGCTGGAACGAATAATATTTCCTTATGGGTATGGCTACCATTAATACATATATTTAGTGGTGGTACTTGGGCAGCAATTGAATTGTGTAGTAGTAATATCCAAATGGAAGTTGCACCCAGAGAGCATCCTTCTAGTTATTTCGCCGTAGCGGCGGCCGTAGCGGGGCTTTGCGGAGCTTTGGGAACGACCGTTGGCGGCTTTTTGAGTCAGATACCCTTTATTGGTGGTTTACCAGGCTTGTTCGCGCTTTCGGCGGGGGTACGATTGTTTGCTTTATTGCCCTTAGTATATGTCACAGAACCTCGCAGTGTGAGAGTTACGCACCTTGTGAGTAATTGGCTAAATTCAAAAAGGCGATCGCCCGCTCAAAACATAACTGTGACAAATACCCCAAAATAG
- the moaA gene encoding GTP 3',8-cyclase MoaA — protein sequence MNTVDYLRISLIDRCNFRCQYCMPEEAELNYILQQERLTDEELVILIKEVFIPVGFTRFRLTGGEPLLRPGVVDLVSKIAALPQTQDLSMTTNGFLLAGMAQQLHDAGLRRVNISLDSLNAETFDAIIGNRGRSQWGKVWDGIQVAYKVGFDPLKLNVVVIPGVNDSEVLELAALTIDKQWHVRFIEFMPIGNDRLFNEQGWISSEQLRTQISNKYGLTTAFVSGNGPADVFKIPDAQGTLGFISQMSECFCDRCNRMRLSADGWLRPCLLNESNQIDLKTALRSGVELDKLRSLVSDLLALKPEINYKARVSGTTGAYNRTMSQIGG from the coding sequence ATGAATACTGTTGATTATCTCCGCATTAGTTTAATTGACCGTTGTAATTTTCGCTGTCAATACTGTATGCCGGAAGAAGCCGAGCTAAACTATATTCTGCAACAAGAGAGATTGACGGATGAGGAGTTAGTAATTCTCATCAAAGAAGTTTTTATTCCTGTAGGTTTTACTCGTTTTCGTTTAACCGGGGGCGAACCTTTATTGCGTCCTGGGGTAGTAGATTTAGTAAGCAAAATTGCCGCACTTCCCCAAACTCAAGACCTTTCTATGACTACTAACGGTTTTCTTTTAGCTGGAATGGCGCAGCAATTGCACGATGCGGGGTTGCGCCGGGTAAATATTAGTTTAGACTCGTTAAACGCTGAAACCTTTGATGCAATTATTGGCAATCGCGGGCGATCGCAATGGGGGAAAGTATGGGATGGAATACAAGTAGCTTACAAAGTAGGTTTTGACCCTTTAAAACTAAATGTAGTTGTAATTCCCGGTGTAAATGACAGCGAAGTATTAGAATTGGCTGCTTTAACTATTGACAAACAATGGCACGTCCGGTTTATTGAATTTATGCCCATTGGTAATGATCGCCTATTTAACGAGCAAGGCTGGATATCTTCAGAGCAATTACGCACCCAGATTAGCAATAAGTACGGTTTAACCACAGCGTTTGTAAGCGGTAATGGGCCCGCCGATGTATTTAAAATTCCTGATGCTCAGGGAACTTTAGGCTTTATTAGTCAGATGTCAGAGTGTTTTTGCGATCGCTGTAACCGGATGCGCTTATCGGCGGATGGTTGGCTGCGTCCGTGTCTGTTGAATGAAAGTAACCAAATAGACTTAAAAACAGCTTTGAGGAGTGGCGTAGAGTTAGATAAATTGCGAAGTCTTGTCAGCGACTTATTGGCGCTTAAACCCGAAATTAACTACAAAGCCAGAGTTTCGGGGACTACAGGCGCTTACAACCGTACCATGTCGCAAATTGGCGGCTAG
- a CDS encoding DUF6888 family protein yields the protein MPTNDQAIACVRVCQMLSNGYQPIHVFRYNQKTKTVFILAGITESLEVLIFPDGQWRFNDDEA from the coding sequence ATGCCTACTAACGACCAGGCTATTGCTTGTGTCAGAGTGTGTCAAATGCTCTCAAATGGTTATCAGCCTATTCATGTGTTCAGGTACAACCAGAAAACCAAAACAGTATTTATTCTTGCTGGGATAACTGAAAGCTTAGAAGTTTTGATTTTTCCTGATGGTCAATGGAGATTTAATGATGATGAAGCCTGA
- a CDS encoding DUF6887 family protein yields MVNGDLMMMKPDFSKMTRQELRNYVLAHREDDDAIEALINKGNSHSLKYPFPKTEDDFREMAEILKQKLGSKGEIS; encoded by the coding sequence ATGGTCAATGGAGATTTAATGATGATGAAGCCTGATTTTAGCAAAATGACTCGTCAAGAATTGAGAAATTATGTATTAGCGCACCGAGAAGATGATGATGCAATCGAGGCTTTAATCAATAAAGGAAATTCTCACAGCCTTAAATATCCTTTTCCCAAGACGGAAGACGATTTTAGAGAAATGGCAGAGATACTCAAGCAAAAATTGGGGAGTAAAGGAGAGATATCCTAG
- a CDS encoding DUF559 domain-containing protein, whose amino-acid sequence MIYSPPLSRGVGGDQLLNVKDSEFYLPYNPALIPQAKELRKNMTSAEKRLWYGYLRTFKFTVLRQRPIDYFIVDFYCPTLKLVIEVDGESHCTNDGKDYDCERTQRLEGYGIEVIRFTNQQILGDFERVCGEIQRLIPPSPP is encoded by the coding sequence ATTATTTATTCTCCCCCCTTATCAAGGGGGGTTGGGGGGGATCAACTGTTAAACGTCAAAGATAGCGAGTTTTATCTTCCCTACAATCCCGCTTTAATTCCTCAAGCGAAAGAACTGCGAAAAAACATGACAAGCGCAGAAAAAAGGCTTTGGTACGGATATTTAAGAACTTTCAAGTTTACAGTTTTACGACAAAGACCAATTGATTATTTTATTGTTGACTTCTACTGTCCTACTCTCAAGCTAGTAATTGAAGTCGATGGAGAAAGCCACTGTACCAATGATGGCAAAGATTATGATTGCGAAAGAACTCAAAGGTTAGAAGGTTACGGGATCGAGGTAATCCGATTTACAAATCAGCAAATTTTAGGTGATTTTGAGCGGGTTTGTGGTGAGATTCAACGGTTGATCCCCCCCAGCCCCCCTTGA
- a CDS encoding Eco57I restriction-modification methylase domain-containing protein — protein sequence MHHQNIDDLNEKITDKKAANNIINSLKICDPAVGSGHFLVSALNEIIAIKSELKILLDRSGKTLRDYQVEVVNDELIVIDDDGKLFEYNPKSKESQRIQETLFHEKQTIIENCLFGVDINPNSVKICRLRLWIELLKNAYYRVESNGTELETLPNIDINIKCGNSLISRFALDADLKQALNKNKHSIDTYKNAVQTYRNAESKEQKREMERLIKDIKGSFKTTLQGIDPNKTKLRNLEGEVYGLEQPLLFEETKAAKKARDQKIAKLNNEIDKLRVEIEDIESGRLYENALEWRFEFPEVLNNEGDFIGFDVVVGNPPYIRQEDIKELKPILLQNYQCYTGVADLFVYFYELSLHLLKASGHLTYISSNKYFRAGYGKKLRQLLTDSTTIHYLIDFGDFPVFEEAIAYPSIIILSKIQSNANQVQTLSWDEAKKQNIAHFATELEQDSLTISQGNLKSDGWRLESFQTLNLLAKLQTSGTPLGEYINGRFYYGIKTGFNEAFVVNKATRDRLITEDTSSAEVLKPFLRGRDIKRWHIDFTDQYIIKIESSENKKHPWSDRPEKEAEEIFSETYPAIYQYFFQFKESLIKRCDQGKYFWELRSCIYWQEFEQPKIIYPDIYEHQSFSIDRLGFYAGNTCYFIPTNEVWLCGLLNSQLVEWFYSMISNSIRGGYLRSFSDYMKQIPIFIATKTEQKKIETLVKKCLDAKGKDIKDIETEIDRLVYQLYELTEAEIKIVEGEIN from the coding sequence ATGCATCACCAAAATATTGATGATTTGAATGAAAAAATTACAGACAAAAAAGCCGCTAACAACATTATTAATAGTTTAAAGATTTGCGATCCGGCGGTAGGTTCGGGACATTTTTTAGTTTCGGCTCTTAATGAAATAATTGCAATCAAAAGTGAATTAAAAATTCTCCTTGATAGAAGTGGGAAAACCTTAAGAGATTATCAGGTTGAAGTTGTAAATGATGAACTGATTGTCATTGATGATGATGGAAAGTTATTTGAGTACAATCCAAAAAGCAAAGAAAGTCAGCGCATACAAGAAACGCTTTTTCACGAGAAGCAGACAATTATTGAAAACTGTCTATTTGGTGTCGACATTAATCCAAACTCAGTAAAAATTTGTCGTTTGCGGCTATGGATTGAGCTTTTAAAAAATGCTTATTATCGGGTAGAAAGTAATGGGACAGAATTAGAGACTCTACCAAACATTGATATTAATATCAAGTGCGGTAATTCTTTAATTAGTCGGTTTGCGTTGGATGCTGATTTGAAACAAGCTTTAAATAAAAATAAACACAGTATAGATACTTATAAAAATGCTGTGCAAACTTATCGCAATGCTGAAAGTAAAGAGCAAAAGCGAGAAATGGAAAGATTAATTAAAGATATCAAAGGCAGTTTTAAGACGACGTTGCAAGGAATTGATCCAAATAAAACTAAGTTGAGAAATTTAGAGGGTGAGGTTTATGGTTTAGAACAACCTTTGTTATTTGAGGAGACAAAAGCAGCTAAAAAAGCACGAGATCAAAAGATCGCTAAGTTAAATAATGAAATTGATAAATTAAGGGTTGAGATTGAGGATATAGAAAGCGGTAGGCTTTATGAAAATGCGCTAGAGTGGCGGTTTGAATTTCCTGAAGTTTTGAATAATGAAGGTGATTTTATTGGCTTTGATGTAGTAGTTGGGAATCCACCTTATATCAGACAGGAAGATATCAAGGAATTAAAGCCAATTTTGCTGCAAAATTATCAATGCTATACAGGTGTTGCTGATTTGTTTGTATATTTTTATGAATTAAGCTTGCATTTATTAAAAGCAAGCGGTCATTTAACTTATATATCTTCTAACAAATATTTTAGAGCGGGTTATGGTAAGAAATTACGCCAACTTTTAACAGATTCAACAACGATTCACTATTTAATCGATTTCGGTGATTTTCCAGTTTTTGAAGAAGCGATCGCCTATCCTAGCATTATCATTTTAAGTAAAATTCAATCTAATGCAAATCAAGTACAAACTTTGTCATGGGATGAAGCGAAAAAACAAAATATTGCACATTTTGCGACGGAATTAGAGCAAGATAGTTTAACAATTTCGCAGGGAAACTTGAAATCTGACGGTTGGCGGCTAGAGTCTTTTCAAACCTTAAACTTATTAGCAAAACTGCAAACTTCTGGTACGCCGTTAGGGGAGTATATAAACGGCAGATTTTATTACGGAATTAAGACAGGTTTTAATGAGGCATTCGTTGTAAATAAAGCTACACGCGACAGATTGATTACTGAAGACACTTCTTCTGCTGAAGTGTTAAAGCCTTTTTTGCGTGGTCGAGATATTAAGCGATGGCATATTGATTTTACTGATCAATATATCATCAAAATTGAATCTTCTGAAAATAAAAAACATCCCTGGTCTGATCGACCAGAAAAAGAGGCAGAGGAAATTTTTTCAGAAACTTATCCGGCAATTTATCAATATTTTTTTCAATTTAAAGAATCATTAATCAAGCGCTGCGACCAAGGTAAATATTTTTGGGAATTACGCTCTTGTATTTACTGGCAAGAATTTGAGCAACCTAAAATTATCTATCCTGATATTTATGAGCATCAAAGTTTTTCAATTGATCGATTAGGTTTTTATGCAGGTAATACTTGCTACTTTATTCCAACTAATGAAGTGTGGCTTTGTGGGCTTTTAAACTCTCAATTAGTTGAATGGTTCTATTCGATGATTTCTAACTCTATTCGAGGTGGTTATCTGAGATCATTTAGCGACTATATGAAACAAATTCCTATCTTTATTGCTACCAAAACAGAGCAAAAAAAGATAGAGACTCTTGTAAAAAAATGTCTTGACGCTAAAGGGAAAGACATTAAGGACATTGAAACCGAAATAGATCGACTGGTTTATCAACTTTACGAATTGACAGAAGCAGAAATTAAGATTGTGGAAGGAGAGATAAATTAA
- a CDS encoding IS1 family transposase (programmed frameshift) encodes MDCPLCGHIKAHKHGKMPNGHQRYLCPACHQTFSESFDSLYYRRHISPEQIRQVLQAHSEGSSLRGISRTTGLAYNTVVSIVRAASQKAQLVHNAEVQAVQTEEVSADEMWSFVKKQKQCCAQELEVGDCWIGLSLADSSGLILAARVGKHTDELIGQLVLNTEGKTNCKQFNSDAWGGYERVLPPEIHHYIGKDKTQRLERTNGTVRQQTGRWHRRQNKFGKVWEQTKVTTRLVVSYFNWIWQHSRFKTTAAQRAGLATRAWSWHDIATYPTLI; translated from the exons ATGGATTGTCCTCTGTGTGGTCACATTAAAGCCCATAAACATGGCAAGATGCCGAACGGACATCAACGTTACCTGTGTCCCGCTTGCCATCAAACGTTCTCGGAATCCTTCGACAGTTTGTACTATCGTCGACATATTAGTCCTGAACAAATTCGCCAAGTGTTGCAAGCACATAGTGAGGGCAGTAGTTTACGAGGGATTAGTAGAACAACTGGGCTTGCCTACAACACAGTTGTGAGTATTGTTCGCGCTGCCAGTCAAAAAGCCCAATTGGTTCACAATGCCGAAGTCCAAGCTGTACAAACAGAGGAGGTAAGTGCCGATGAGATGTGGTCATTTGTC AAAAAACAGAAACAGTGTTGCGCTCAAGAACTAGAAGTCGGGGATTGTTGGATCGGTCTGAGTCTTGCCGATTCAAGTGGCTTAATTCTGGCGGCGCGAGTTGGCAAACACACTGATGAACTGATTGGTCAGTTAGTCCTCAACACCGAGGGAAAAACAAATTGCAAGCAATTTAACAGTGATGCTTGGGGCGGGTATGAGCGAGTTCTACCTCCTGAAATTCACCACTACATTGGCAAAGACAAAACGCAGCGATTAGAACGTACTAATGGTACTGTGCGACAACAAACCGGAAGATGGCATCGACGACAGAACAAGTTTGGTAAGGTGTGGGAACAGACAAAAGTGACAACTCGATTAGTGGTGAGTTACTTCAACTGGATTTGGCAGCATAGCCGATTCAAAACAACTGCTGCACAACGAGCCGGATTAGCAACGAGAGCGTGGAGTTGGCATGATATTGCTACCTATCCCACATTAATTTGA